The following are encoded in a window of Heliangelus exortis chromosome 9, bHelExo1.hap1, whole genome shotgun sequence genomic DNA:
- the WDFY1 gene encoding WD repeat and FYVE domain-containing protein 1: MAAEIHSRPQSSRPVLLSKVEGHQDAVSAALLIPKEDGVITASEDRTIRVWLKRDSGQYWPSIYHTMSSPCSAMAYHHDSRRIFVGQDNGAIMEFHISEDFNKMNFVKTYPAHQNRVSAITFCLTSEWVISTGHDKCISWMCTRSGSMLGRHYFTSWASCLQYDHETRYAFVGDYSGQITLLKLEQNTCSVITTLKGHEGSINSLWWDPVQRLLFSGASDNSIIMWDIGGRKGRTLLLQGHHDKVQAICYIQLTRQLVSCSADGGIAVWNMDISREEAPQWLESDSCQKCEQPFFWNIKQMWDTKTLGLRQHHCRKCGQAVCGKCSTKRSSYPIMGFEFQVRVCDSCFESIKDEDRTSLATFHEGKHNISHMSMDISRGLMVTCGSDRIVKIWDMTPVVGCSLATGFSSR; the protein is encoded by the exons ATGGCGGCCGAGATCCACTCGCGGCCCCAGAGCAGCCGCCCCGTCCTCCTCAGCAAGGTCGAGGGGCACCAGGACGCGGTCAGCGCCGCGCTCCTCATCCCCAAGGAAGACGGCGTCATCACGGCCAGCGAGGACAG AACAATCCGAGTGTGGCTGAAGAGAGACAGTGGACAGTACTGGCCCAGCATCTATCACACCATGTCAT CCCCATGTTCAGCCATGGCTTATCATCATGACAGCAGACGAATATTTGTAGGGCAGGATAATGGAGCTATCATG GAGTTTCATATTTCAGAGGACTTTAATAAGATGAACTTTGTGAAGACCTATCCAG CTCATCAGAATCGGGTGTCTGCTATTACTTTCTGCCTGACATCAGAGTGGGTGATCAGCACTGGGCATGACAAATGTATCAGCTGGATGTGCACCAGGAGTGGGAGTATGCTGGGGAGACACTATTTCACCTCTTGGGCTTCGTGTCTGCA ATATGATCATGAAACTCGTTATGCATTTGTTGGTGATTATTCTGGACAGATCACTCTCCTGAAGCTTGAACAGAACACATGCTCAGTTATCACAACACTCAAAGGGCATGAAG GAAGTATTAATTCCCTGTGGTGGGATCCTGTTCAACGACTGCTCTTCTCAGGTGCCTCTGACAACAGCATTATCATGTGGGATATTGGTGGAAGGAAGGGCAggaccctgctgctccagggacaTCA TGACAAGGTGCAGGCTATCTGCTACATCCAGCTGACAAGGCAGCTGGTGTCCTGCTCAGCTGATGGGGGAATTGCTGTTTGGAACATGGATATCAGCAGAGAGGAG GCTCCTCAATGGTTAGAAAGTGATTCCTGTCAGAAGTGTGAACAACCTTTCTTCTGGAATATAAAGCAAATGTGGGACACTAAGACATTAGGATTGAGACAG catCATTGCAGGAAGTGTGGGCAAGCAGTGTGTGGCAAGTGCAGTACCAAACGCTCAAGTTACCCAATCATGGGATTTGAGTTCCAGGTCCGTGTCTGTGATTCCTGTTTTGAGTCAATCAAGGATGAAGA ccgTACTTCCTTGGCAACCTTTCATGAAGGAAAACACAACATTTCACACATGTCCATGGACATCTCCAGAGGGCTCATGGTGACTTGTGGGAGTGACCGAATTGTGAAG atcTGGGACATGACACCAGTAGTTGGCTGCAGCCTTGCAACTGGCTTCTCCTCACGCTGA